A section of the Solitalea canadensis DSM 3403 genome encodes:
- a CDS encoding lmo0937 family membrane protein — MKTTLNLIAAILLIGWILGITVEGTGKVIHLLLILSIISVALSLFHKTP, encoded by the coding sequence ATGAAAACGACGCTAAATCTCATTGCAGCAATTTTGCTGATTGGTTGGATTCTGGGAATAACAGTAGAAGGTACCGGAAAAGTAATACACTTACTTTTGATTTTATCGATTATTTCTGTTGCTCTTAGTTTGTTTCACAAAACACCGTAA
- a CDS encoding MlaD family protein, with amino-acid sequence MDNVKKIKLGFFVLLTFLLIVVAVFMIGRNQKLFSSTFYVTAFYKNIGGLQVGNNVRFSGITVGIVERIELVTDSTVRVDMQIEEKVRKFIKRDAVASIGSEGLMGDKMIVITPGKISSQPIQPGGRLISAEPMDMDKIINQIGDIAGNASQITNDLAAITGQVTKGKGSLGRLIYDDEIADDIKGTMKNVEKGTKGFEENMNALKSNFLLRGYYRKKEKETQKQKERKVDSLQKSKENDNEKNRD; translated from the coding sequence ATGGATAATGTAAAGAAAATAAAACTGGGCTTTTTTGTGCTTTTAACATTCCTGTTAATTGTTGTGGCTGTTTTTATGATTGGTCGTAATCAAAAGTTGTTTAGCAGTACTTTTTACGTTACAGCTTTCTACAAAAATATTGGAGGGTTACAGGTTGGCAATAATGTGAGATTTTCGGGAATTACCGTAGGTATTGTAGAACGGATAGAACTGGTAACTGATAGCACAGTGCGGGTGGACATGCAAATTGAGGAAAAAGTGAGAAAGTTTATTAAAAGGGATGCCGTTGCAAGTATAGGATCGGAAGGTTTAATGGGCGACAAAATGATCGTTATTACTCCCGGTAAAATTTCTTCGCAACCGATTCAGCCCGGAGGAAGATTGATAAGTGCAGAACCCATGGATATGGACAAAATCATCAACCAAATTGGAGATATAGCTGGAAATGCATCGCAAATTACAAATGATTTGGCGGCAATAACTGGGCAAGTCACCAAAGGAAAAGGTTCTCTTGGCCGTTTGATTTATGATGATGAAATAGCAGATGATATAAAGGGAACGATGAAGAATGTAGAAAAGGGTACTAAAGGATTTGAGGAAAATATGAATGCCCTAAAAAGTAATTTTTTACTCAGAGGATATTACAGGAAAAAGGAAAAAGAAACTCAAAAACAAAAAGAAAGAAAAGTTGATAGTCTACAGAAATCAAAAGAAAATGACAACGAAAAGAACCGGGATTGA
- a CDS encoding phage holin family protein, with product MEEEKIFQLHSLTDKLKRQLELKIDLLTLQVNENVAKAAATIITRGILIVIMLLFVVFATIGLAFYLGTLYNSLWQGFLVVAAGYLLIGLITFFIKDGIVEKPLVNVFIRILFKSKNDEQAKQN from the coding sequence ATGGAAGAGGAAAAAATATTTCAGTTACATAGTTTAACCGACAAATTGAAACGACAATTGGAATTGAAGATTGATCTTTTGACACTTCAGGTTAACGAAAATGTAGCCAAGGCGGCAGCAACCATTATCACAAGAGGTATTTTGATAGTAATAATGCTTTTGTTCGTGGTATTTGCTACCATAGGGCTTGCATTTTACTTAGGCACACTATATAATAGTCTATGGCAAGGTTTTTTGGTAGTGGCAGCAGGTTACCTACTAATAGGGTTAATCACTTTCTTCATAAAGGACGGTATCGTAGAAAAACCGTTGGTCAATGTGTTTATAAGAATATTATTTAAATCAAAAAATGATGAGCAGGCTAAGCAAAATTGA